The Rhea pennata isolate bPtePen1 chromosome Z, bPtePen1.pri, whole genome shotgun sequence genome includes a region encoding these proteins:
- the LOC134153921 gene encoding LOW QUALITY PROTEIN: carnitine O-palmitoyltransferase 2, mitochondrial-like (The sequence of the model RefSeq protein was modified relative to this genomic sequence to represent the inferred CDS: inserted 2 bases in 1 codon): MGEGAAQSSPPDLGDTKVTATKEEMLHEQHQPPPAPAASCPRAPSRDPEALQLPACSGHPRRRRYPGPMPTPHHTTPHHTTPHRRAAPRRAARCRPAPRHRLAGGHGPXHFVHRSTIPTMHFQESLPRLPIPKLEHTLKRYLAAQEPLLDDKQYRNTKRIVKEFEKGAGKRLHRELVKLDEKNTHTSYISDPWFNMYLSAREPVVLNFNPFISLTPDPREAYNNQLVRATNLIISSIKFLNSLKNNYLRPDIYYGNPKWSESRLFKNFIRLLPTSVSWYGAYMVNAYPLDMSQYKHLFRSSRIPKLNKDELFTSECSRHLLVMRNGHFYVFDVLDSVDNILHPSEIVAHLIYIIQEADSLPEFALSYLTTEDRNSWARVRQQLLEAGNEENLKKIDSAIFCLCLDNVFPKDENELSHCLLHGNGFNRWFDKSFSLIITGDGRAGINFEHSWGDGVAVLRFVNEVYRNSTRHPALLPHSRSTETTVITCERLKFKLNDSIQSAIHVAHEKFNERKKKMSMKRFQFKKFGKEYIVKQRMSPDAIFQLACQITFYRQFGKVVPSYEACSTAAFKHGRTETIRPTSMLTKQCSQAIVEERGKRSVAELRNMIDECSKYHRRLQMEAALGNGFDRHLFALKHLAVSRGEPTPDFFLDTAYQKINHNIISTSTLQSPAVNLGGFGPVVSDGFGIGYHVSDDWLGCNATSYLDEELQEFLRCLEYSLNDIFNILEGRPLM, translated from the exons GCCTCCTGCCCCCGGGCACCCTCTCGGGACCCCGAAGCCCTCCAGCTACCTGCGTGCAGCGGACATCCCCGAAGACGCAGATACCCCGGGCCGATGCCCACACCACACCACACCACACCACACCACACCACACCacaccgccgcgccgcgccgcgccgcgccgctcgctGCCGGCCGGCCCCAC GGCATCGTCTCGCAGGTGGACACGGACC TCATTTCGTGCACAGGAGCACCATCCCCACCATGCACTTCCAGGAGAGCCTGCCCAG ATTACCTATTCCAAAACTGGAGCATACTCTAAAGCGGTATTTGGCTGCCCAGGAACCTTTGTTAGATGATAAACAATACAG AAATACCAAAAGAATTGTCAAGGAGTTTGAAAAAGGAGCTGGCAAGCGCCTGCACAGAGAGTTGGTTAAGCTAGATGAAAAGAACACACATACAAGCTATATATCAG ATCCTTGGTTTAACATGTATCTTTCTGCTAGAGAACCTGTTGTTTTGAACTTCAACCCTTTTATTAGTTTAACTCCTGATCCAAGAGAAGCTTACAACAATCAGTTGGTAAGAGCAACAAATCTGATAATATCATCCATCAAATTTCTGAACTctctaaaaaataattatttaaggCCAGATATATATTATGGAAACCCCAAGTGGAGTGAGAGTAGGCTCTTCAAAAACTTTATTCGTCTTCTTCCAACCTCTGTGTCATGGTATGGAGCATATATGGTAAATGCATATCCGTTAGATATGTCACAATATAAACATCTCTTCAGAAGTTCCAGAATTCCAAAACTAAACAAAGATGAACTGTTTACAAGTGAATGCTCAAGACATTTGCTAGTGATGAGAAATGGACACTTTTATGTTTTTGATGTGTTGGATTCTGTTGATAATATTCTGCATCCATCTGAAATTGTGGctcatttaatttatattatacAAGAGGCAGACAGTTTACCTGAATTTGCGCTATCATACTTGACCACTGAAGACAGGAATAGCTGGGCGAGAGTAAGACAACAACTTCTTGAAGCAGGTAATGaagaaaacttaaagaaaatcGACAGTGCAATATTTTGTCTCTGCTTAGATAATGTTTTTCCAAAGGATGAGAATGAGCTCTCCCATTGCTTGCTTCATGGAAATGGCTTCAATCGTTGGTTTGATAAATCTTTTAGTCTGATTATTACAGGTGATGGCCGTGCAGGAATAAACTTTGAGCATTCTTGGGGGGATGGAGTTGCAGTTCTTCGTTTTGTAAATGAAGTTTATAGAAACAGTACACGGCACCCAGCTCTTTTACCACATTCTAGGTCTACAGAAACTACTGTCATAACATGTGAGAGACTGAAGTTTAAATTGAATGACTCAATCCAATCTGCTATACATGTTGCACATGAGAAGTTtaatgaaaggaagaagaaaatgtccaTGAAAAGATTTCAGTTCAAAAAGTTCGGGAAAGAATATATTGTAAAACAGAGGATGAGTCCCGATGCTATTTTTCAACTTGCATGTCAGATTACTTTTTATCGACAGTTTGGAAAAGTTGTTCCTTCATATGAAGCATGTAGTACTGCTGCTTTTAAACACGGACGCACAGAAACCATTCGACCCACGTCTATGCTCACAAAACAGTGTTCACAGGCAATTGTTGAAGAAAGAGGTAAACGCAGTGTAGCAGAACTGAGAAATATGATTGATGAATGTTCAAAGTATCATAGACGATTGCAAATGGAAGCTGCCTTAG gAAATGGATTTGATCGCcatttatttgcattgaaaCATCTTGCAGTGTCCAGAGGTGAACCTACGCCTGATTTCTTTCTTGACACCGCCtaccagaaaataaatcataatatAATTTCAACTAGTACATTACAAAGTCCTGCAGTTAATCTTGGTGGATTTGGGCCAGTAGTATCAGATGGCTTTGGAATTGGATATCATGTGTCTGATGATTGGTTAGGATGTAATGCAACTAGCTATTTAGATGAAGAACTTCAGGAATTCCTGAGATGCCTTGAATACAgcttaaatgacatttttaatattttagaaggAAGACCTCTTATGTAA